A window of the Parambassis ranga chromosome 17, fParRan2.1, whole genome shotgun sequence genome harbors these coding sequences:
- the LOC114449951 gene encoding peroxiredoxin-6-like, translating into MPGLLLGDVFPDFEAETTSGKIKLHEFLGDSWGILFSHPRDYTPVCTTELGRAARLSSEFSKRNVKMIALSVDGLEDHHGWIKDILAYNCEESACCKLPFPIIADSKRELAVALGMLDPDEKDKDGMPLTARCVFIIGPDKKLKLSLLYPATTGRNFDEILRVVDSLQLTAGKKVATPADWEPGDCVMVPPSMSEEDAATLFPAGIYTKDLPSGKKYLRYTPQP; encoded by the exons ATGCCAGGGCTGCTGCTCGGAGATGTGTTTCCTGATTTCGAGGCAGAAACGACCAGTGGGAAAATTAAACTTCATGAATTCCTCGGTGATTC ATGGGGAATCCTCTTCTCCCACCCCAGAGACTACACTCCTGTGTGTACCACAGAGCTGGGTCGAGCTGCCAGGCTGAGCAGTGAGTTCAGTAAACGTAACGTCAAAATGATCGCCCTGTCCGTAGACGGCCTGGAGGACCACCATGGCTGGATCAAG GATATCCTGGCGTACAACTGTGAGGAGTCAGCCTGCTGCAAGCTGCCCTTTCCCATCATAGCGGACAGCAAACGGGAGCTGGCAGTGGCCCTGGGCATGCTGGACCCAGATGAGAAGGACAAAGATGGCATGCCACTCACTGCCCGCTGT GTGTTCATCATTGGTCCTGACAAAAAGCTAAAACTATCACTGCTCTACCCGGCCACCACAGGACGCAACTTTGACGAAATCTTGCGAGTGGTGGACTCACTCCAACTCACAGCAGGGAAAAAAGTGGCCACGCCCGCCGACTGGGAG CCCGGAGACTGTGTGATGGTCCCTCCCAGCATGTCTGAAGAGGACGCTGCCACTTTGTTCCCAGCTGGCATCTATACCAAAGACCTGCCTTCAGGGAAGAAGTACCTGCGCTACACACCTCAGCCTTGA
- the LOC114449950 gene encoding phospholipid phosphatase 6-like — translation MSSPASRRNSCRGVVCGSRASSECHVRRRGSSCSYFNPGAQTEDFSVSLSQPIVTITLRFLLAIDLWLSKRLGVCACEESAWGSIRPLVRLVEFSGHVIPWLIGSVYTLLRGESVAEQEVMLNLSMALILDLLLVRLVKTVVRRRTPAQNRSDIFSTFFMERYSFPSGHASRAALCARFFLAQMVDTASMRVLVVGWAALVSLSRLLLARQYVTDVGFGLAMGYCQYSLVERLWVTWDCLQDLLLLQLRERLNRAYGGLWMVDWKH, via the exons ATGTCCTCGCCAGCGTCCAGGCGGAACAGTTGCCGTGGAGTTGTGTGTGGAAGTCGGGCATCATCTGAGTGCCATGTGCGCCGCCGAGGCTCCAGCTGTTCTTACTTTAACCCTGGAGCGCAAACCGAAGACTTTTCCGTCAGTCTGAGTCAGCCCATCGTCACCATAACCCTCCGATTTTTGTTGGCGATAGATCTGTGGCTGTCCAAGCGGCtcggtgtgtgcgcatgtgagGAGTCTGCGTGGGGCAGCATTCGGCCCTTGGTGCGGCTGGTGGAGTTCTCCGGGCATGTAATCCCGTGGCTCATAGGCTCTGTGTACACTCTGCTCCGTGGAGAGAGCGTGGCAGAGCAGGAGGTCATGCTGAATTTGTCCATGG CTCTCATTTTGGACCTCCTGCTGGTCAGACTTGTGAAGACTGTGGTCAGACGTCGAACACCTGCCCAGAACCGCTCTGACATCTTCTCCACCTTCTTCATGGAGCGCTACTCCTTTCCATCAGGCCACGCTTCAAGGGCAGCCCTGTGTGCCCGGTTCTTCCTCGCCCAGATGGTAGACACAGCCTCCATGCGGGTCCTTGTGGTGGGTTGGGCTGCCTTGGTTAGCCTGTCTCGACTGCTGCTCGCCAGACAGTATGTGACAGATGTGGGCTTTGGTTTGGCGATGGGCTACTGTCAGTATAGCCTAGTGGAACGGTTGTGGGTGACTTGGGACTGCCTGCAGGACCTTCTTCTCCTGCAACTGAGAGAGAGACTCAACAGGGCCTATGGTGGACTGTGGATGGTAGATTGGAAACATTAG
- the fggy gene encoding FGGY carbohydrate kinase domain-containing protein, with the protein MADIYYVGVDVGTASVRAALVTREGLLKSTAEEPISIWEPQSDHYVQSSIEIWEKCCTVVQAVTCGVEKSQVRGIGFDATCSLVVLDRSFQPVPVSQDGDTQRNVVMWMDHRAAEQAARITNTGHRVLSRVGGVMSPEMQPPKLLWLKEKLKESCWDRAAHFFDLPDFLSWKATGSLTRSLCTLVCKWTYCPPEGWDTSFWTSIGLEDLLEDNFSKIGSVTCSPGSPLGDGLTQDAAADLGLVPGTAVGASLIDAHAGGLGVIGADVKSFHLPCENRPITSRMAMICGTSTCHMAISEQPLFVPGVWGPCLSAMVPGMWLNEGGQSATGRLIDHVVKGHAAYAQLQEQAQQRFPFTGENIYGYLNSHLTLMTKSGSAVDLLASSLHVWPDFHGNRSPLADPTLKGMVIGLSLSQTLDDLALLYLATIQALALGTLHILEAMKEAGHDIRTLFLCGGLSKNSLFVQIHANATGLPVVLPDQMEAVLVGAAVLGACASQDYSSIQEAMEKMAKVGKVVQPDRELQSFYERKYKVFLRLFSHQREYQALMNHR; encoded by the exons ATGGCAGACATCTACTATGTGGGGGTGGACGTGGGCACTGCCAGCGTGAGGGCTGCACTGGTGACCAGAGAGGGGCTTCTGAAGAGCACCGCAGAGGAGCCCATCAGCATCTGGGAGCCCCAGTCTGACCACTATGTCCAGTCCTCCATAGAGATCTGGGAGAAATGTTGCACAGTTGTTCAG GCAGTTACCTGCGGTGTGGAGAAGAGCCAGGTTCGGGGGATTGGCTTTGATGCCACCTGCTCTCTTGTGGTTTTGGACCGAAGCTTCCAGCCAGTGCCAGTCAGTCAGGATG GTGACACACAAAGGAACGTGGTCATGTGGATGGACCATCGTGCCGCAGAGCAGGCTGCTCGGATAACAAACACTGGCCACAGGGTCCTGAgcagggtgggtggggtcatgTCGCCAGAGATGCAACCCCCTAAGCTGCTCTGGCTCAAAGAG AAACTTAAGGAAAGCTGTTGGGACAGAGCCGCTCACTTTTTTGATTTACCAGACTTCTTGTCTTGGAAGGCAACAGGCTCTTTAACAAG ATCGTTGTGTACTCTGGTGTGTAAGTGGACATACTGCCCTCCAGAAGGATGGGACACCAGCTTTTGGACAAGCATTGGACTAGAAGACCTTCTGGAAGATAACTTTTCAAAAATAG GCAGTGTGACGTGCTCTCCAGGAAGTCCACTGGGAGACGGCCTCACCCAGGATGCAGCAGCAGATTTGGGTTTGGTGCCAGGAACTGCAGTTGGTGCCTCTCTTATTGATGCTCATGCCGGAGGCCTAG GTGTGATTGGAGCAGACGTGAAAAGTTTTCACCTGCCCTGTGAGAACCGACCCATCACCTCCCGCATGGCTATGATTTGTGGCACATCAACTTGTCACATGGCA ATCAGTGAGCAGCCACTGTTTGTGCCAGGAGTGTGGGGTCCCTGCCTGTCAGCCATGGTACCTGGTATGTGGCTCAACGAGGGAGGACAGAGTGCTACAGGAAGGCTG ATTGACCATGTGGTGAAGGGCCATGCTGCGTACGCTCAGCTCCAGGAGCAGGCACAGCAAAG GTTTCCTTTTACTGGTGAGAACATCTATGGATACCTGAACAGCCACTTGACATTGATGACAAAGTCTGGTTCTGCTGTTGATCTGCTGGCATCCAGTCTTCATGTGTGGCCGGATTTCCATGGAAACAGGTCGCCCCTGGCTGACCCCACTTTAAAAGGCATG GTGATtggactgtctctctctcagaccTTGGATGACTTGGCCCTGCTCTACCTGGCCACCATTCAAGCTCTTGCT CTTGGTACACTTCATATTCTGGAGGCCATGAAAGAAGCAGGACATGACATCAGAACCCTGTTCCTGTGTGGAGGGTTGAGCAAGAACTCCCTGTTTGTACAGATTCATGCTAATGCTACGG GATTGCCTGTAGTGTTGCCAGACCAGATGGAGGCTGTGTTAGTGGGAGCAGCAGTGCTGGGTGCTTGTGCATCACAGGACTACAGCAGTATACAG GAGGCAATGGAAAAAATGGCTAAAGTGGGGAAAGTTGTTCAGCCTGACCGTGAACTCCAGAG CTTCTATGAGAGAAAGTACAAAGTGTTCCTGCGACTGTTCTCCCACCAGAGGGAGTACCAGGCCCTCATGAACCACAGATGA